One segment of Manihot esculenta cultivar AM560-2 chromosome 4, M.esculenta_v8, whole genome shotgun sequence DNA contains the following:
- the LOC110612985 gene encoding protein ASPARTIC PROTEASE IN GUARD CELL 2, with protein MLSLQPLLLLLLLLRSTAPKTISYPDFQYLNVKEAIAQTVTKPLNTSQHRQPLFRNHNGTHTDGKGKLQLLHRDRITSNNSNLFHARIHRDMKRVASLITRLSGSGTATYTEGDFGAEVVSGMNQGSGEYFVRIGVGSPPKDQYVVIDSGSDIVWVQCQPCTQCYHQTDPVFDPANSASFIGVSCSSAVCDRVENSGCHAGRCRYEVMYGDGSYTKGTLALETLTFGRTVVRNVAIGCGHSNRGMFVGAAGLIGLGGGSLSLVGQLGGQTGGAFSYCLVSRGTDSTGSLEFGRGAMPVGAAWIPLIRNPRAPSFYYIGLSGLGVGGVKVGISEDVFQLNEMGNGGVVMDTGTAVTRLPTAAYAAFRDAFIAETGNLPRASGVSIFDTCYNLYGFVSVRVPTVSFYFSGGPILTLPARNFLIPVDDVGTFCFAFAASPSGLSIIGNIQQEGIQISFDGANGFVGFGPNVC; from the coding sequence ATGCTATCCCTTCAACCACTGCTACTTCTGCTGCTACTCCTTCGTAGCACCGCACCCAAAACCATCTCATACCCTGACTTCCAATACTTGAACGTCAAAGAAGCAATCGCCCAAACTGTAACTAAGCCTCTCAACACATCCCAACATCGACAACCCTTGTTCAGGAATCACAATGGCACACATACTGACGGAAAAGGGAAGCTTCAACTACTGCACAGAGACAGGATAACTTCCAACAACTCCAACCTTTTTCATGCACGCATACACCGAGACATGAAGAGGGTGGCTAGCCTTATCACTCGCCTTTCAGGTTCCGGCACCGCCACTTATACGGAGGGGGACTTTGGGGCGGAGGTTGTTTCCGGCATGAATCAAGGTAGCGGGGAATATTTTGTTAGAATAGGCGTTGGGAGCCCGCCAAAAGATCAGTACGTGGTTATTGATTCGGGTAGCGATATAGTTTGGGTCCAGTGTCAACCATGCACTCAGTGTTACCACCAAACCGACCCAGTATTTGACCCGGCTAACTCTGCGTCCTTTATAGGGGTTTCTTGTAGCTCTGCGGTTTGTGACAGAGTTGAGAACTCGGGTTGCCATGCGGGTCGGTGTCGGTACGAGGTGATGTATGGTGATGGGTCGTACACCAAGGGGACTCTTGCCCTTGAAACGCTTACTTTCGGGCGGACTGTGGTCCGAAACGTAGCCATCGGGTGCGGGCACAGCAACCGGGGCATGTTTGTTGGAGCAGCCGGCTTGATAGGCCTTGGAGGTGGATCCCTATCGCTCGTGGGTCAATTGGGTGGTCAAACGGGTGGTGCATTCAGCTACTGTTTAGTGAGTCGGGGAACCGATTCAACGGGATCATTGGAATTCGGGCGAGGAGCAATGCCCGTGGGTGCTGCTTGGATACCTTTGATCCGTAACCCACGGGCTCCAAGCTTCTACTACATTGGGCTTTCCGGTCTTGGAGTCGGAGGAGTGAAGGTAGGCATATCAGAAGATGTTTTCCAGCTGAATGAAATGGGAAACGGAGGCGTTGTAATGGACACTGGGACTGCCGTGACAAGGCTTCCGACGGCGGCTTATGCGGCgtttcgagatgcttttatCGCAGAAACAGGAAACCTTCCGCGGGCATCAGGGGTATCGATATTTGATACTTGTTACAACCTGTACGGGTTCGTGTCAGTGAGGGTGCCGACGGTGTCGTTCTACTTTTCGGGGGGGCCAATTCTGACACTTCCAGCGAGGAACTTTCTGATACCAGTGGATGATGTGGGGACATTTTGTTTTGCATTTGCAGCGTCACCTTCAGGACTATCCATTATAGGGAACATTCAGCAAGAGGGAATTCAGATTTCTTTTGATGGGGCAAATGGGTTTGTGGGGTTCGGCCCTAATGTTTGCTAA
- the LOC110612984 gene encoding helicase-like transcription factor CHR28: MAAVDPINISSDSDDLFEDDDFDTSPIRRSTESRVLPSWATTAGYDGQSQASHRREHRSNGSSSSLSDHSFVKPSRQSTQADDSLYLLGNGNLGQPRTVNSRISNVSGTDYEKLSSQQALKRTLPASLHRSPTSSKPTNSKSTNLIDSGSSSQTRDFYGSTYHLPGPSLTSSKGYMRDHYGRGNYEDIVMYEKNGSRMLPPSLTHGKSISSAQFGTNDPPYRPMVGEESVAGNDERLIYQAALEDLNQPKTEASLPDGLLSVPLLRHQKIALAWMLQKETRSLHCLGGILADDQGLGKTVSMIALIQMQKSLESKSKSEDQSNHKAEALNLDDDDDSGRPGLDEVKQTGESDDVKSIPEVSTSSRPFKRKRPAAGTLVVCPASILRQWARELVDKVADEAKLTFLVYHGGSRTKDPVELSKYDVILTTYSIVTNEVPKQPVVDEDEVDDKDGEKYGLSSEFSINNNKKKMPNVTKKRKKGRKGLDSSSIDYDCGPLARVVWTRVILDEAQSIKNHRTQVARACCSLRAKRRWCLSGTPIQNAIDDLYSYFRFLRYDPYAAYKSFYTTIKVPISRNSLNGYKKLQAILRAIMLRRTKGTLIDGEPIVKLPPKSICLTKVDFSVEERAFYTRLEADSRSKFKAYAAAGTVNQNYANILLMLLRLRQACDHPLLVKGFNSDLFGKVSTEMAKRLPSDMVIDLLKCLATSSAICNACNDPPEDPVVAMCGHVFCYQCVSDYLTGDENTCPAPRCKEQLGSDVVFSEAILKSCLSDNHDYGAKRPEFDEKSMVLQHEYCSSKIRAVLEILQSHCQVKSPSPELNRSSKCNGTSTAYLSSSTEGPIKSIVFSQWTSMLDLVEMSLNQYCIQYRRLDGTMTLTARDRAVKDFSSDPEVTVMLMSLKAGNLGLNMVAACHVILLDLWWNPTTEDQAVDRAHRIGQTRPVTVSRLTIKDTVEDRILALQEEKRKMVASAFGEDPSGGSASRLTVEDLKYLFMGRGAPGV, from the exons ATGGCTGCAGTAGATCCTATAAATATCAGTTCTGATAGTGATGATTTGTTTGAAGATGACGACTTTGATACATCACCTATAAGAAGATCTACTGAGTCTAGGGTTCTTCCATCTTGGGCTACTACAGCAG GCTATGATGGTCAAAGTCAAGCTTCTCACAGAAGAGAACATCGTTCTAATGGGAGCTCATCAAGTTTGAGTGATCATTCATTTGTGAAACCTTCTCGGCAATCTACACAAGCAGATGATTCTTTGTATTTATTGGGGAATGGGAATTTGGGTCAGCCTCGGACTGTTAATTCTCGAATTTCAAATGTTTCTGGTACAGATTATGAGAAACTTTCTTCTCAACAAGCTCTGAAGAGGACCCTTCCTGCGTCTCTTCATCGATCTCCAACCAGTAGTAAACCAACCAACAGTAAATCAACCAACTTAATTGACAGTGGTAGTAGCAGTCAGACTCGTGATTTCTATGGAAGCACGTACCATTTGCCAGGACCAAGTTTAACCAGTAGTAAGGGATATATGAGGGACCATTATGGAAGGGGCAATTATGAGGACATTGTGATGTACGAAAAAAATGGAAGTAGGATGCTACCTCCATCCTTGACGCATGGAAAGTCCATTTCGTCTGCCCAGTTTGGTACGAATGACCCTCCTTATCGTCCCATGGTTGGTGAAGAAAGTGTTGCTGGGAATGATGAGAGACTGATTTATCAAGCTGCACTTGAG GATCTCAATCAGCCAAAAACCGAAGCTAGTCTACCTGATGGTCTGTTGTCTGTGCCTCTTCTAAGACATCAG AAAATTGCATTGGCCTGGATGCTTCAGAAGGAAACAAGAAGTTTGCATTGTCTTGGTGGAATTCTAGCTGATGATCAG GGTCTTGGTAAAACTGTCTCAATGATTGCCCTCATACAAATGCAGAAGTCTTTGGAGTCGAAATCAAAGTCAGAAGATCAGTCTAATCACAAAGCTGAAGCATTGAAtttagatgatgatgatgatagtgGCCGTCCTGGTTTGGATGAAGTCAAGCAGACTGGGGAATCTGATGATGTCAAATCAATTCCAGAAGTTAGTACTTCTTCTCGACCATTTAAGAGAAAGAGACCAGCTGCTGGTACACTGGTTGTGTGTCCAGCGAGTATTCTTCGGCAGTGGGCAAGGGAATTGGTTGATAAAGTTGCAGATGAAGCTAAGCTTACGTTCCTTGTTTATCATGGAGGTAGTCGGACAAAGGATCCTGTTGAACTGTCTAAGTATGATGTCATTCTGACAACATATTCTATTGTGACTAATGAAGTTCCAAAGCAACCTGTAGTTGATGAGGATGAGGTTGATGACAAGGATGGGGAGAAGTATGGATTGTCTTCTgaattttcaattaataataataagaagaagaTGCCTAATGTTactaagaaaagaaagaagggtAGGAAGGGACTAGATAGTTCCTCCATTGACTATGATTGTGGCCCTCTAGCTAGGGTTGTTTGGACCAGGGTGATTCTAGATGAAGCCCaatcaattaaaaatcatcGAACTCAAGTAGCTAGAGCCTGCTGCAGTCTTCGTGCCAAAAGAAGGTGGTGCTTATCTGGAACACCCATTCAAAATGCAATTGACGATCTGTATAGCTATTTCAGGTTTCTCAGATATGATCCTTATGCTGCTTACAAATCTTTTTACACCACAATAAAGGTTCCAATATCTAGAAATTCACTCAATGGTTACAAGAAACTACAAGCAATTCTTAGGGCAATAATGCTGCGGCGTACAAAAG GAACATTAATTGATGGGGAGCCCATAGTTAAGTTACCACCAAAATCAATATGCTTGACAAAGGTAGATTTCTCAGTAGAGGAGCGGGCTTTCTATACCCGGCTTGAAGCAGATTCACGTTCTAAATTCAAG GCTTATGCTGCCGCTGGCACAGTGAATCAAAACTATGCAAACATTCTTCTGATGCTTTTGCGGCTTCGTCAGGCTTGTGACCACCCTCTTCTTGTCAAGGGTTTTAATTCCGACTTGTTTGGAAAAGTTTCTACAGAAATGGCAAAAAGACTCCCCAGTGATATGGTGATCGATCTATTGAAATGCTTGGCTACTTCCTCAGCAATCTGCAATGCATGCAAT GATCCTCCTGAGGACCCTGTCGTTGCCATGTGTGGCCATGTTTTCTGCTATCAATGTGTGTCAGACTACTTGACAGGGGATGAAAATACGTGTCCTGCTCCTCGCTGTAAAGAACAACTTGGTTCTGATGTTGTTTTCTCTGAAGCTATTCTTAAAAGTTGCCTGTCTGATAATCATGATTATGGTGCTAAGCGTCCTGAATTTGATGAAAAATCAATGGTCCTACAGCATGAGTATTGCTCATCAAAAATTAGAGCTGTTCTTGAGATTCTTCAATCACATTGTCAGGTAAAGAGTCCAAGTCCGGAGCTAAATCGTTCCTCAAAATGCAATGGAACTTCAACAGCTTATTTAAGCTCATCAACTGAAGGACCAATTAAATCAATTGTTTTCTCACAATGGACTAGCATGTTGGACTTGGTTGAGATGTCATTGAACCAGTATTGTATACAGTACAGGAGGCTTGATGGCACAATGACTTTGACTGCTCGAGACAGGGCTGTTAAAGATTTCAGCAGTGATCCTGAG GTAACTGTAATGCTAATGTCACTAAAGGCAGGAAATCTTGGCTTGAATATGGTTGCCGCTTGCCATGTTATCCTTCTTGATCTCTGGTGGAATCCTACTACTGAAGATCAAGCTGTAGACCGAGCGCATAGAATTGGTCAGACTCGTCCTGTTACTGTTAGTCGACTCACTATTAAAGACACAGTGGAAGATAGAATATTGGCCCTCCAG GAGGAGAAGAGAAAAATGGTTGCATCTGCATTTGGTGAAGATCCAAGTGGCGGCTCAGCTAGTCGTTTGACAGTTGAAGATCTCAAGTATCTATTTATGGGACGCGGTGCTCCAGGAGTTTAG
- the LOC110613230 gene encoding high mobility group B protein 7 isoform X2, whose amino-acid sequence MTKQEARFQGAKSKFSRPIFPLFAPTYSSSSSSLTSPHPPPLYRLSNYTQHKTQMARKRVEAEPATATSMVRGKDGSAFARCEECKKDVPVALISMHCCSLEARIKMNLEAQVVEKPAEVKKKPAERKKATSREPKAKKAKKEKSNNPNKPKRPPTAFFIFMDEFRKAFKEANPDNRDVKKVSKEAGEKWKSMTDEEKKPYVDKAAELKAEYDKALESNNVENDDEGGSEKEGAEQEVQEVSDED is encoded by the exons ATGACAAAACAAGAGGCGCGGTTCCAGGGCGCCAAAAGCAAATTTTCACGTCCCATTTTCCCTCTCTTTGCTCCTACATATTCTTCGTCTTCCTCTTCCCTAACTTCACCCCATCCTCCTCCTCTCTATCGCCTCAGCAATTACACCCAGCACAAGACTCAAATGGCAAGGAAAAGAGTGGAGGCTGAGCCTGCTACTGCCACTTCCATGGTTCGCGGCAAGGATGGCAGTGCTTTTGCTcgatg TGAAGAGTGCAAGAAGGATGTTCCGGTGGCTCTTATCAGCATGCATTGCTGTAGCCTTGAAGCTAGAATCAAGATGAATTTGG AGGCTCAAGTTGTGGAAAAGCCTGCTGAAGTTAAGAAGAAGCCTGCCGAAAG GAAGAAAGCAACATCAAGAGAACCCAAGGCAAAGAAAGCTAAGAAAGAGAAGAGCAATAATCCAAACAAGCCTAAACGCCCTCCCACTGCCTTCTTTATCTTCAT GGATGAATTTAGAAAAGCCTTCAAGGAAGCGAATCCAGACAATAGGGATGTTAAAAAG GTCTCAAAGGAAGCAGGTGAAAAATGGAAGTCTATGACTGATGAA GAAAAGAAGCCTTACGTGGATAAGGCTGCTGAGCTTAAGGCCGAGTATGACAAAGCCTTGGAATCTAACAATGTGGAAAATGAT GATGAAGGGGGTTCAGAGAAGGAAGGTGCCGAGCAGGAAGTACAAGAAGTGTCGGATGAAGATTAA
- the LOC110613230 gene encoding high mobility group B protein 7 isoform X1, whose product MTKQEARFQGAKSKFSRPIFPLFAPTYSSSSSSLTSPHPPPLYRLSNYTQHKTQMARKRVEAEPATATSMVRGKDGSAFARCEECKKDVPVALISMHCCSLEARIKMNLEAQVVEKPAEVKKKPAERKKATSREPKAKKAKKEKSNNPNKPKRPPTAFFIFMDEFRKAFKEANPDNRDVKKVSKEAGEKWKSMTDEEKKPYVDKAAELKAEYDKALESNNVENDDQDEGGSEKEGAEQEVQEVSDED is encoded by the exons ATGACAAAACAAGAGGCGCGGTTCCAGGGCGCCAAAAGCAAATTTTCACGTCCCATTTTCCCTCTCTTTGCTCCTACATATTCTTCGTCTTCCTCTTCCCTAACTTCACCCCATCCTCCTCCTCTCTATCGCCTCAGCAATTACACCCAGCACAAGACTCAAATGGCAAGGAAAAGAGTGGAGGCTGAGCCTGCTACTGCCACTTCCATGGTTCGCGGCAAGGATGGCAGTGCTTTTGCTcgatg TGAAGAGTGCAAGAAGGATGTTCCGGTGGCTCTTATCAGCATGCATTGCTGTAGCCTTGAAGCTAGAATCAAGATGAATTTGG AGGCTCAAGTTGTGGAAAAGCCTGCTGAAGTTAAGAAGAAGCCTGCCGAAAG GAAGAAAGCAACATCAAGAGAACCCAAGGCAAAGAAAGCTAAGAAAGAGAAGAGCAATAATCCAAACAAGCCTAAACGCCCTCCCACTGCCTTCTTTATCTTCAT GGATGAATTTAGAAAAGCCTTCAAGGAAGCGAATCCAGACAATAGGGATGTTAAAAAG GTCTCAAAGGAAGCAGGTGAAAAATGGAAGTCTATGACTGATGAA GAAAAGAAGCCTTACGTGGATAAGGCTGCTGAGCTTAAGGCCGAGTATGACAAAGCCTTGGAATCTAACAATGTGGAAAATGAT GATCAGGATGAAGGGGGTTCAGAGAAGGAAGGTGCCGAGCAGGAAGTACAAGAAGTGTCGGATGAAGATTAA